The DNA sequence CACCCAGCCGCGGCCAGGGCCTGGGCGGCCGCGCCGTCGGCGAGCTGGTCGCGATGCTGCGCTCGATGCCCGAGGTGACGACGATCGAGGCCGAGGTCCACGTGTCCAACGTGGCCTCCCGCCGGCTGGTCGAACGACTCGGGTTCGTCACCGAGGGCGAGCCGGCGGGCGGCTACCTCCGCTACCGCCTCCGCGCCCGCTGAGGCGCGGCCGGTTACTGCCCGGTCGTGCAGCCGTCGCTCGGCGGGGCCGGGAAGTGGTCGGGAGCGCCGTGCCGACCCGCTCGGGCGAGTGCCCGATGCGCCGCCTCCCCCAACGGCGCCGAGTACAGCTGTTGTTTCGTGCAGCCGCCTTGGTGCAGCCCGCCGACCAGACCGACGACGCTGCGCTCCTTCCCCGAGCCGGCCAGCCAGGGACCGCCGCTGGTGCCGTCCGCGAAGCCGTTGCAGCGAATCGCGTCGTAGGCGCCCTTGCGGTAGGTGCTCGCCCGGCACCGCAACCCGGAGCCACCGACGCCGAGCGGGTAGCCGTAGGCGGTGGCGACACTGCCCGGCTCGGGGATGCGGCCCAGCCGATTCGCGCCGGTCACGCTCTGCAACGTGCGTTGCCGGCCGTCGATCCGCTTGGGCGCGACGAGCAGGAACGCGAAGTCGTCGTGCGGGTCGGTGTGCTGGATCCAAGCCGGCGCGGCGTAGGCGGCGGTGACCCGCCACATGCCGTACGGCGCCTGGCCGTCGTGGAACCCCGGCGCGAACTCATATCCCGCCGCGGTGCCGCTCCGCACGCAGTGCGCGGCCGTGACGATGACGCTGCGGTCCGCGCTGGCCACGACGCTGGCGGTGCAGATGTGGAGCGGGAACAACCCGGTGATGAACAGCGCGCCCACCGTCGGGGTGCCGTCGAACGTTGTCGCCGTGACGCGGGGCGGCGCCGAGGCGTGGGCCGGCGATGCCAGCACGCTGCCCGCTGCCGCAACCGTTGCGGCGAGCAGCCGAGCCAGCCTCACCCGGAGGTGACGGAGCTCGCGCCGGCGGCGGCTTCGATGACGGCGCGGGCGATCTCCTGCGCCGACAGGCCGCATTCGGCGAGCAGGGTCGGTCGTTCGCCGTGGGGCAGGAACTGCTGCGGCAGCGCGACCTGCCGTAGCGGCACCCGGATGTTGCGGGCGAGCAGCTCGCGAGCGATGGCGGTGCCGACGCCGCCTGCGCCGACACCGTCCTCGATCACGACGACCTGCTCGTGTGCGGCGGCGAGCGCCGGCAGCGCGGCGTCGACGGGGAGCACCCACCGCGGGTCGACCACGGTGACGCCGACCCCCTGAGCCGCCAGCCGGTCCGCGACGTCGAGCGCGATCGCGGCCTGGGGTCCCACCGCCACGATCAGGACGTCACTGGAGTCGTCGCGGCGCAGCACGTCCATCTCCCCGATCCGGTCGACTGCGGCGATGTCGTCGTCGACCGACGCCTTCGGGAAGCGCACCGCGGTCGGCCCGCTGTCGTGGTCGACCGCCTCGTGGAGCAGCTGGCGCAGCCGCGTCGCGTCGCGCGGAGCGGCGACCCGCATCCCGGGCACGATCCCGAGCACCGCGAGATCCCACATGCCGTGGTGCGAGGAGCCGTCAGGCCCGGTGATGCCGGAGCGGTCGAGTACGAACGTCACGGGGAGGTGGTGCATCGCAACGTCCATCAGCACCTGATCGAACGCCCGGTTGAGGAACGTCGAGTAGATGCACACCACCGGATGCAGGCCACCCATCGCCATGCCGGCGGCCGAGGTCACCGCGTGCTGCTCGGCGATCCCGACGTCGAAGGCGCGCTCCGGGAAGCGCTCGGCAAACGGGTGCAGCCCCACGGGCCGCAGCATGGCGGCGGTGATCGCGACGACATCGGGGCGCTGGTCGCCGATCACCACCATCTCCTCCGCGAACACGTTGGTCCACGTCGGCGGTCCGACCGACACCGGGCGGCCGGTGAGCGGGTCGATCACGTTGACGGAGTGGAACTGGTCGGCCTCGTCGTCGACGGCCGGGCCGTAGCCGCGGCCCTTCTCGGTGAGGCAGTGCACGATCACCGGACCGCCGAACCGGCGCGCGTGACGCAGCGCCTGCTCCACCGCGGCCACGTCATGGCCGTCGATCGGTCCGACGTACTTCAGGCCCAGGTCCTCGAACATCGCCTGGGGCTGGATGAGGTCTTTCACGCCCTTCTTCATGCCGTGCAGCGCCTCGTAGATGGGCCCGCCGAGCACCGGGGTGCGCGCCAGCGACGTCTTGACCAGGCCGAGGGTGCGCTCGTACGACGGCGACAGCCGCAGTCCGGCGAGATGCGCGGCGAGGCCACCGACGGTCGGGGCGTAGGAGCGGCC is a window from the Mycobacteriales bacterium genome containing:
- the dxs gene encoding 1-deoxy-D-xylulose-5-phosphate synthase codes for the protein MSGLLETIHEPADLKQLDASHLPALAQEIREFLISAVARTGGHLGPNLGVVELTIALHRVFDSPHDAIVWDTGHQSYVHKLLTGRRDQFGVLRQAGGLSGYPSRAESRHDWVENSHASTALSYADGLAKAFGLAGQSDRAVVAVVGDGSLTGGMCWEALNNIAGAPDRPVVIVVNDNGRSYAPTVGGLAAHLAGLRLSPSYERTLGLVKTSLARTPVLGGPIYEALHGMKKGVKDLIQPQAMFEDLGLKYVGPIDGHDVAAVEQALRHARRFGGPVIVHCLTEKGRGYGPAVDDEADQFHSVNVIDPLTGRPVSVGPPTWTNVFAEEMVVIGDQRPDVVAITAAMLRPVGLHPFAERFPERAFDVGIAEQHAVTSAAGMAMGGLHPVVCIYSTFLNRAFDQVLMDVAMHHLPVTFVLDRSGITGPDGSSHHGMWDLAVLGIVPGMRVAAPRDATRLRQLLHEAVDHDSGPTAVRFPKASVDDDIAAVDRIGEMDVLRRDDSSDVLIVAVGPQAAIALDVADRLAAQGVGVTVVDPRWVLPVDAALPALAAAHEQVVVIEDGVGAGGVGTAIARELLARNIRVPLRQVALPQQFLPHGERPTLLAECGLSAQEIARAVIEAAAGASSVTSG
- a CDS encoding trypsin-like peptidase domain-containing protein — its product is MRLARLLAATVAAAGSVLASPAHASAPPRVTATTFDGTPTVGALFITGLFPLHICTASVVASADRSVIVTAAHCVRSGTAAGYEFAPGFHDGQAPYGMWRVTAAYAAPAWIQHTDPHDDFAFLLVAPKRIDGRQRTLQSVTGANRLGRIPEPGSVATAYGYPLGVGGSGLRCRASTYRKGAYDAIRCNGFADGTSGGPWLAGSGKERSVVGLVGGLHQGGCTKQQLYSAPLGEAAHRALARAGRHGAPDHFPAPPSDGCTTGQ